Within the Acetomicrobium sp. S15 = DSM 107314 genome, the region GGGACGACAGAGTGAGGCGTGGTTCGGCTGTCTACATCCTGACTTTTGTGCTCGCCTTCCAACTGTGGTTGGAAAAAGTCCCTCGTTCTCAAGGAAAGGTATGGGCCTTTGCCGTGGGCGAGGCGATCGTCGTCGCTGCTGTCATAGCTTTGACGTTCCGCTAC harbors:
- a CDS encoding divergent polysaccharide deacetylase family protein, giving the protein VAERQSYDSSDDDRLAHGKGPYLSLRTRDFFQPQLEGEHKSQDVDSRTTPHSVVPSVAKELGMPVLANDVFLDHEEDEKAMAMRLETASS